From the Chanos chanos chromosome 7, fChaCha1.1, whole genome shotgun sequence genome, the window AAGTGCATTGGGAAGGAAAGCAGACATTCATAAAAAGCAGAACTTCCCAAACGTGGTGAGTTGTAATTGACTTTAACATAATATACATCTttgttaaatgttattttaccATTATTGCCTTCATATTAATGGGAATTGCACAATAGCCAGCaatacttgttttgttttttgtttttttgcttttttacttGTGTAGCTATTATATTCTGTGTAGTTTGTAAGCAGTACAACAGACGTACTTATTGTCAAACATGAAAGGACAGCACTAAACTCACAAAAATAAGTCGTATTTAGCATTTTACCACATTTGGACTTgtgacacttaaaaaaacatgtttaatctGTTGGTATCCTATATGTATTGTAATTGCAAAACATGCACAACATTACAATGCTGATGTCATCAATCGATTATGATTCATTGGTCAAGAGTGCACAGGAGTACTTCCATAAAAAACTATAATCGTCATTTGTTTCTAACTCAATAACTTGAAGTCTGCAGCTTACGACAGAGCTTGTCATGTGACAAAGAACACACCATAAGCCGTGAAAGCTGTCCAATTACATTTGCTTCATAGTTGTAGAATTTATCAGAGAAACAGGAACATTTGATCTGTGAAAAGTCatattgtttgtattgtttattttgccaTTCAGGATTGCAGAAGAtgttcagggagagagagagagagagagagagacagagagagagagagagagagagagagacagagagagagagagagagagagagagagagagagagcgagcgagagagagagagagagagagatgtggggtGGAATATGTGGAGAATCTCATTTCTAATCTCACAATTAGTGAAACAATGCTCCATacatttcaatgtaaaaaaaaagtcttacctCCATTTGCTGCAAAGAGAGAACTTTGATCAATTTTCTATTTCAGATCTCGgttgaaatgatgtttttcactgtctcactgcttGTTATTGGCAGcctctctgtcagtggtgtatCAGGTAATGCTTAGAATTAGATTGTTTGATATACGTGTAAGAATACTgacattaatatttttaaacattgtaaCGGAAAGTTGTTATTGAGGCTAATAGCTAAATACCATTAGAATCATTAAGAATGTTCACCATTGGAAACACTGTCGGTCTTTGAGAATGCTGATAGATGatttgataaaataaaataaaataaaagcctcTTGTTTTAAGAGTGACAGTCCATCTACCATCAGTGTATTCATTTTGCTTTCTCGTAGCTTGGGACTGTAAAACTGTGCCTGGTAAGCTGAAGCAGATTGATGCTGGGACAGGCCAGGTGTTTGGAGTGAATGATGCCAATGATATCTACACGCTGTATGGCAACACCTGGACACAGTTACCAGGAAAACTCAAGCATGTCACCGTAGGTCCTGCTGGAGTCTGGGGGACTGCACCCAATGACCAGATCTACAGACTCGTTGGAGGACAGTGGTCACAAGTAAAAGGtacaagaaaaacataaaaacagagaaacagatggataTATCTAGTAAACAAAACTTTTATTATGACCATATGCTtgtttatgtgattttttttaaacaaacaaacaaaaacataaaatgattcTCCATCCTCCTGACATACTACCTTTCTCCATCacctctcattcatttttctagGCATTTTAAAGCAGATTGATGCAGGAGGTGACCAGTTTGTGGCTGGAGTCAATAGGTACTACCACATTTTTTGCCTTGGAAAAAGTGGCACAGTCCCTATCAAAGGACCAGACAGCCGTGTGCCCTGGGTCCGTGTTCCAGGAGGACTGAATTACTACAGCTGTGGACCAATCAGCTGTTGGGGTGTGACCGGAAGAGACCAGATCTTCATCAGGAAGGTAATGATGATTCAGAAGCTTAACTCAATAAACGTCTAGTAAAACCCGGTATGTTCGATGAATATTTTCATCTAGCccaaaacagaaggaaagaaagctGTCTTATATAATGATAAGAGTATGGCTCTGGTGAGTTGCTGAGATATGACCAGTATTGAattgaatacataaataatagaAATATCAGATGGTTAATAGAGAACAATAGTTTTGGAACACTTTGAGTTAtttgatatatacatacatacatacatacatatacatatgcacacacacacacatatatgtgtgtgtgtgtgtgtgtgtgtatatatatacatacatacatatatacatatatatatatgacagtTACATACTTTATGTTAGTTTATTTTGCAGAGGGGAATAGCAGAGATGTCATATGGAATGGATGAATCCATGGGGCCATGGGGTAGAAGGGGTTACTGTCAGATGAAATTattattgtcttttctttgtaaCCTGATACGTCTGATAGAAGGTGACACCTACCTCATGTGCTGGCCCAGTGAATTGGGAACATGTTGGGGGATCTCTATCCATGATTGAGGTATCAGCTGAAGGACATGTCTATGGTGTCAACTCTAATGGAAATGTCTATATCAGGTATAATTATGAATTAAAGGGTGTTTTGTTAGTGAGTGACTGGATCTTCAGATTATGTTGACCTTGTGATCAAATACATGCTCATATCTTTGATATAATATTATCTCATCTGACTGCTCAGAACCTGTGAGGAGTCTAAGGCTCACTCAGGCTCCCTCcttatttactgtttaaaaatgacccaAAGATCATAAAGGCTTGTGTACTTTcaacatgtatttatatatcttcaatttaaacacatttttcttacAGAAATGGAGTTACGGACAGTAACCCAACTGGTACAGGCTGGACTGAAGTTGGCCTGTGTTTCAAGGCCAAACATGTGTCCTATGACCTGGGTCACCTGTGGGTCATTAAGAAAGATGGTTCcattatgaagtgtgtgtgaaattcttTGACACAATGAGGAAAGGATCAGAAATGGCCGTGAAGGTCTAATAGCAGAAAGAAATCTTTGCAAcatcctaaaaagaaaaaaaatgttattgctttattttcctCCCAGAAATGAGCTATGACCAGTGATTCATACCTCGTTTCATTTCTTACTGTcttatgtctgtctctttctatggTTTTATGCTAATTAAACTTATTTTTCTGCATGACGTTCACTCATACATTATTTCCTCAAACAAGTTATTGGAGAAATAGTGAAAACCTAGAGTGGAAACTGTGCATGGATATGAACATTATTATAAATTTAAATCAGAAATTATAAAttaaggaaaaataaacataatataaacTTGCATGAAGAGTGATTCTAATCACTGACACAAGATAAATAATGAAgcaataaatatttactttaaaagtTTAGCGAAAGTTAAACATATCCAACTATATCAACTCAAATGCATCTTAAAGGTTGTGAATGGCTCCACATATGGGACGTTGCAAAAGTACTGCACAGAACTAGCTTTTGCACAGCCCACAAACATAATGTTGGAGGATCAAGGTTCATTATGTCTATTTACTTATGTGAAGCCACTCTTTTAGaatgataaatgaacaaattcacAAAGGGATGAGGAAAATAAAGTAACAGGTATAGTGCCCCCTTGCTGCACTGGCACTACAGTGAGGGAGCTACCCTAAGTTCATTTTGTCAGACAATGTTCTATCATCTCATTTAattatttctcttcttttaatgTGTTGGATTCTCAAGCATATGTATTTTACTCACCATATAATGAACCACCGTGGTAAAGAGCTAGGTTAATATTGTAAAGCTTACATGTGAGTAAACATTCAAATGCAATAAAGCAgttttaaagttaaatgaactATTTACTTATCTACAAATGTAGCAatacaaaacagattttatttcattgtttcacCTGGTAGCttttaaccaaaccaaaaatcTGGCCTCTTCTGCCTTGTCTTAATCACAAAAGTGCTTAAATCAAAACGAAATACACTTCAAACTCAACATGCCGTCAAATACCAATAAATTAAATAACAGGCCTGTCAAGTCTC encodes:
- the LOC115816454 gene encoding fish-egg lectin-like; this translates as MAPRHPEILEAHRLEANRASPVTSQQLIQFVKQGAEAQGSSTRERSLLSVENRPRPPVEVPTRDHHNLPMTSYHALVHLYQDVYSFCFLVAWDCKTVPGKLKQIDAGTGQVFGVNDANDIYTLYGNTWTQLPGKLKHVTVGPAGVWGTAPNDQIYRLVGGQWSQVKGILKQIDAGGDQFVAGVNRYYHIFCLGKSGTVPIKGPDSRVPWVRVPGGLNYYSCGPISCWGVTGRDQIFIRKKVTPTSCAGPVNWEHVGGSLSMIEVSAEGHVYGVNSNGNVYIRNGVTDSNPTGTGWTEVGLCFKAKHVSYDLGHLWVIKKDGSIMKCV